The Candidatus Omnitrophota bacterium genome has a segment encoding these proteins:
- a CDS encoding O-antigen ligase family protein, whose amino-acid sequence MNSRRHRPPRRPLDQTRALSRGKALIHRIPEETQVDLKLFGILAAIVCCLAILVEKETQLPKGVLLMAGALGIGGLLISAFRSPNLPVYALTVYLPFNRVLVGDFGGGVTALNLTNILVGILLISWLSTGRKKENKFWTKSPLGIPVFLFAMAGALSLVTAASTFGSHYLSRYIFELKRWLDPLFIYYIVYNTVRNKKVIKHLTLIIGFTVTVVAAMAIKDYIDVGQVSSLEKSRIGGIAEQPNILGTFFCYYMFLLAAFWITNIKRLSAWGLLVPFLMCFRGIMVTFSRGAYLAFACGGMALTWFRSKIIFGILIFYIVAAMSNPVLLPSGIRYRMDQTWQNKQSTSYVDQSQADLEASADTRLKIWRGAFLMIQDYPLTGVGYGLFDDYIPQYAPDLRGAIDAHNQYLLIAGEMGIPALLIFLWILFIIWWKTRYLYHHAKDPFIKSMALGWLAGLAGVLIGNLFGSRLHSMEISGYFWILSALVMRAITLEKQEAAHNTPPAPQPRRTPR is encoded by the coding sequence TTGAATTCAAGGCGCCACCGGCCCCCCAGACGCCCGCTTGATCAAACTCGCGCCCTTTCCCGCGGAAAGGCCCTGATCCACCGCATTCCCGAGGAGACCCAGGTCGATCTCAAGCTTTTCGGAATTCTCGCGGCCATTGTCTGCTGTCTGGCCATTCTCGTGGAAAAGGAAACCCAGCTGCCCAAGGGCGTCCTTCTGATGGCAGGAGCTCTGGGCATCGGAGGGCTGCTCATCAGCGCCTTCCGCAGCCCCAATCTCCCGGTCTACGCGCTCACGGTGTACTTGCCCTTTAACCGTGTTCTTGTCGGGGACTTCGGAGGCGGTGTGACTGCTCTGAATCTCACCAATATTCTGGTAGGCATCCTCCTCATCAGCTGGCTGTCCACAGGCAGGAAAAAGGAAAATAAGTTTTGGACCAAATCCCCGCTGGGCATACCGGTATTTCTATTTGCTATGGCCGGGGCCTTGTCCCTGGTCACCGCGGCCTCCACTTTTGGCTCCCATTATCTGAGCCGGTACATCTTCGAACTCAAGCGCTGGCTGGATCCGCTTTTCATTTACTACATTGTCTACAACACCGTCCGGAACAAGAAGGTCATCAAACACCTCACGCTCATTATCGGGTTTACGGTCACGGTGGTGGCAGCCATGGCGATCAAGGACTACATCGATGTGGGCCAGGTTTCCAGCTTGGAAAAGTCAAGAATCGGCGGGATTGCCGAGCAGCCGAATATTCTCGGCACATTCTTTTGTTACTACATGTTTCTTCTGGCCGCCTTTTGGATTACCAACATCAAGCGTCTCAGTGCCTGGGGCCTCTTGGTGCCTTTCCTCATGTGCTTTCGCGGCATCATGGTCACTTTCAGCCGCGGGGCTTACCTGGCCTTTGCCTGCGGCGGCATGGCCTTGACTTGGTTCCGTTCCAAAATTATCTTTGGAATCCTGATATTTTACATTGTGGCCGCCATGAGCAACCCGGTTCTGCTGCCCTCGGGAATCCGCTATCGCATGGACCAAACTTGGCAAAACAAACAATCCACCTCTTATGTGGACCAGTCCCAGGCGGATCTGGAAGCCAGCGCCGATACGCGGCTCAAGATCTGGAGAGGCGCATTCCTTATGATCCAGGACTACCCCCTGACCGGGGTAGGCTACGGCCTCTTTGACGATTACATCCCGCAGTACGCCCCCGATTTGCGCGGCGCAATTGACGCGCACAATCAATACCTTCTGATCGCAGGGGAGATGGGCATTCCCGCTTTACTGATCTTCCTCTGGATCCTGTTCATTATCTGGTGGAAGACCCGGTACTTGTACCACCACGCAAAAGACCCCTTTATCAAATCCATGGCCCTGGGCTGGTTGGCCGGCTTGGCCGGCGTGCTGATCGGCAATCTGTTCGGATCCCGGCTCCACAGCATGGAAATCTCCGGATATTTTTGGATCCTTTCCGCCCTGGTGATGCGCGCCATTACGCTTGAAAAGCAGGAGGCTGCGCACAACACGCCTCCTGCTCCCCAACCCAGGAGGACCCCGCGATGA
- a CDS encoding glycosyltransferase family 4 protein, whose amino-acid sequence MSRIVQPWPRIAFVMSQFPEMHETFIAREMTQLREKGIQYRIFSLKPCKDKIIHPESERLLLHTRYENFFFSREIWESALWFLTHRPWRLISNPGIAVRWLWKEPVGLAKTLLVYPKLLAYARQIQGWGATHIHSHWATVPTTCAYMLWRLTDIPYSFTAHAWDIFLADSMLPEKLRKSTGVLTCTSYNKKYLWESYGRELVEKVHVCYHGLDTASFDLPRRTSLERPLLFSIGRLVPQKGYMDLLEACSRLRDRGLDFECAIVGGGPLKREIEGRIRDLQLQSHVQLLGPTPQAEIKNLLSRSTVFVLPSVVAPNGDRDGIPNVILEAMAAG is encoded by the coding sequence ATGAGCCGCATCGTGCAACCCTGGCCCCGTATCGCCTTTGTGATGAGCCAATTCCCCGAGATGCACGAGACCTTTATCGCGCGCGAAATGACGCAGCTCCGAGAAAAAGGGATCCAGTACCGCATCTTTTCGCTCAAACCCTGCAAGGACAAAATCATTCACCCGGAGTCGGAGCGGCTTTTGCTCCACACGCGCTATGAGAATTTTTTCTTTTCCAGAGAGATTTGGGAAAGTGCGCTCTGGTTTCTGACCCACAGGCCCTGGCGTTTGATTTCAAACCCGGGTATTGCGGTGCGATGGTTGTGGAAGGAACCCGTGGGTCTTGCAAAAACGCTTCTGGTCTACCCCAAGCTCCTCGCCTATGCGCGTCAGATCCAGGGCTGGGGCGCCACCCACATCCATTCCCATTGGGCCACGGTGCCCACCACCTGCGCCTACATGCTGTGGCGGCTCACGGATATTCCCTATAGTTTCACGGCCCACGCCTGGGATATTTTCCTCGCCGATTCCATGCTGCCTGAAAAATTGCGCAAATCAACCGGTGTTTTGACCTGCACCTCTTACAACAAAAAATATCTTTGGGAAAGCTACGGCCGCGAACTCGTGGAAAAGGTGCACGTCTGTTACCACGGTCTGGACACCGCCTCCTTTGACTTGCCCAGGCGGACGAGTCTGGAGCGGCCCCTGCTCTTTTCCATCGGCCGCCTGGTCCCTCAAAAAGGGTATATGGATCTCCTGGAGGCCTGCTCCAGGCTCCGGGACCGGGGCCTGGATTTTGAGTGCGCCATTGTGGGCGGCGGACCGCTCAAACGCGAGATCGAGGGCCGCATCCGCGATCTCCAGCTCCAATCCCATGTCCAGCTTCTGGGGCCCACGCCCCAGGCCGAGATCAAGAATCTCCTGAGCCGCTCCACCGTTTTTGTGCTCCCTTCGGTGGTGGCGCCAAACGGGGACCGCGACGGAATTCCCAATGTCATTCTGGAGGCCATGGCCGCCGGAG